A window of Apium graveolens cultivar Ventura chromosome 8, ASM990537v1, whole genome shotgun sequence contains these coding sequences:
- the LOC141679836 gene encoding cysteine-rich repeat secretory protein 38-like has product MDSKIGLQFIFYICTYAPNSVFQKNIQTIPSILNRSDATFYNFSIGSNPDLTNVIALCRGDVGVTRCRSCLGVAYNQLTTKCANEKESIMWRDECMLRYSDRGIFNKINTFFSNAFAFDKNLAADANEFNKKVRSLLDRLQEKAAAGTSLLKLNTGNISITDNTTVHGLAQCTPDLTAMQCKDCLDEAFAYLPTCCDGKRGGRVVMPSCNFRYGTGLPLL; this is encoded by the exons ATGGACTCCAAAATTGGCCTTCAATTCATCTTTTACATCT GCACTTATGCTCCGAACAGCGTTTTccaaaagaatattcaaacaattCCTAGCATTTTGAATCGTTCGGATGCAActttctacaacttctcaattgGTAGTAATCCAGACCTTACTAATGTCATTGCTCTTTGTAGAGGTGATGTTGGTGTCACTAGATGTAGAAGTTGTCTTGGAGTGGCTTATAATCAGCTAACAACAAAATGTGCTAATGAAAAAGAGTCGATTATGTGGAGAGATGAATGTATGTTAAGATACTCTGATCGAGGTATATTCAATAAGATTAATACCTTTTTTTCCAATGCATTTGCGTTTGATAAGAATTTGGCCGCTGATGCAAATGAGTTTAATAAGAAAGTGAGGAGTTTGTTGGACAGACTGCAAGAAAAAGCGGCTGCAGGTACTTCTCTTCTAAAATTAAATACTGGAAATATCAGTATCACTGATAATACGACCGTTCATGGATTGGCGCAGTGTACTCCTGATTTGACTGCTATGCAGTGCAAAGATTGTTTGGATGAGGCTTTTGCTTACCTTCCGACTTGTTGTGATGGAAAACGTGGAGGAAGAGTAGTTATGCCTAGTTGTAATTTTAGATATGGGACTGGTTTACCTTTATTATGA
- the LOC141677512 gene encoding oxygen-evolving enhancer protein 3-1, chloroplastic-like: MASMAGLLGSSQAVLEGRLQLSGSRNLSVASNNRVNVARSGFSVRAQQVSFETETSRRAVLGLVAVGLGVGSFAKDGLAAATSIKVGPPPAPSGGLPGTDNSDEARDLDIPLKKRFYLQPLPPTEAAARAKDSAKDILNVKELIDKKAWPYVQNDLRSKASYLRYDLNTIISAKPKEEKLPLKALTDKLYTVINELDYAAKTKSTPKAEKAYAETVTALNDVLAKLG; encoded by the exons ATGGCATCAATGGCTGGTCTACTTGGTTCCTCTCAAGCTGTCTTGGAAGGTAGGCTTCAGCTCAGTGGCTCAAGAAACTTAAGTGTGGCTAGCAACAACAGGGTGAATGTTGCTCGATCAGGGTTCAGTGTTAGAGCACAGCAGGTGTCATTCGAGACCGAGACTAGCCGTCGCGCTGTCCTTGGTCTTGTGGCTGTTGGTTTAGGTGTTGGTTCTTTTGCCAAGGATGGGCTTGCCGCTGCAACTTCAATCAAGGTTGGACCACCTCCAGCTCCGTCAGGCGGTCTGC CTGGAACTGACAACTCAGATGAGGCCAGAGACCTTGATATCCCGCTAAAAAAGCGTTTTTATCTGCAACCATTGCCACCAACCGAGGCAGCAGCGAGGGCAAAGGATTCAGCCAAGGATATTTTAAATGTGAAGGAACTTATCGACAAGAAGGCATGGCCATATGTTCAAAATGATCTTCGTTCTAAGGCTTCTTATCTGCGCTATGATCTAAACACTATCATTTCTGCTAAGCCAAAAGAGGAGAAGCTACCACTCAAAGCACTCACCGACAAGCTCTACACAGTTATTAACGAA TTGGACTATGCAGCAAAAACTAAGAGCACTCCTAAAGCAGAGAAAGCCTATGCTGAAACTGTTACCGCACTGAATGATGTTCTTGCAAAGCTTGGTTAG